From Bradyrhizobium erythrophlei:
ACAAACAGCTCCGCGAGAACCTGCAACTGGAGATGCGCCGCCTTCATGCCGATCTGGGCATCACCTTCATCTATGTCACGCACGACCAGGAGGAAGCTCTCACCATGTCGGACCGTATCGCCGTCATGAATGCGGGGCTGGTGGCGCAGGTCGGACGACCTGAGGATCTGTATGACCGGCCGGGCAGCCGCTTCGTCGCCTCCTTCCTCGGCGAGTCGAATTTCCTGCCGGCCATCGTGCGCGGCATCGAGGACGATGTCGTGGTGGCCGAGTGCGAAGGGGCGATCATCCGCGCTTTGTGTCCTGGCCGGCCCGCCACGGGCGAGAAGGTCATGCTCACGACGCGTCCTGAGCGTATCCGCTTCGCCGACGGCGCCTTTGCTTCGACCGCTTCGCAGAACCGTCTCAGCGTCACCGTGACCGAGGCGGTGTTTGCCGGCGAACGCTGCCGCTACATGTTGCAGGCACGCGACGGCACCACGATGGTGCTGAAAGAGCCGTCGAGTGCGGCGATCCGGCGCCGCGCGGTCGGCGAGCGGACGGAGATCGCCTGGTCGGTCGCGGATACGATCCTTGTCTGAGGGGGTCGAAATCCGTTTCGAAGGACTAGCCGCCACGCGGCAGAGCGGCCTGCGGCTGCCCTGGCGACTGTCCTCGCGGCCGGTCATGCCGCTGCTGCTGGCGGCGCCGCTTCTGCTCTTCATGCTCGTATTCTACGCATTGCCGGTGCTGTCGATGTTGATGCGCAGCGTCAACGATCCCAGCTGGACGCTGTCGCAGTATGCGTCCCTGACGGGCGACACAGTGTTCCTGAAAGTCTTCTCGAACACACTTTACGCGTCGTTGACCGTCACCGGGGGGGCCCTGTTGCTGGGCTATCCTGTCGCTCTCTCGCTGGTGCGTGCGCCGCGCTACGCGCCGGTGATCCTGATCCTGATCCTGCTGCCATTCTGGACCAGCGTGTTGGTCCGCAGCTACGCCTGGATGGTGCTGCTGGGCCGGCACGGCCTCATCAATGAGGCGCTGCTCGCGGCTGGCATGATCGACCAGCCGTTGCGCATCCTCAATACGCCGCTGGCGACCCAGATCGCGATGGTTCACATCCTGCTGCCCTACATGGTTCTCCCGATTGCCAATGCGCTCCGACAGATCGATCCGTCGCTGGCACGCGCGGCGTCCGGGCTTGGCGCCACGCCGTGGGCGACCTTTCGGCAGATAACGCTGCCGCTCTCCATGCCGGGCGTCGCCGCCGGCGTGCTGCTGGTATTCGTGCTGGCGCTGGGCTTCTACATCACGCCGGCCATGGTCGGCGGCACGCGCGAGATCACGCTATCGATGCTGATCGCCCAACAGGTCGATCAGCTCAACTGGGCCTATGCAGCGACCCTTTCGGTCGTGCTGCTGGCAACGGCGCTCGCCATCATCGCGGCTTTCTACCGGCTGCCTGGTGTCGGCCATACGCTCCGAACGAGCGCACGATGACAGTCGCCCGCGTGCTGCCGGCGACGCTCGTAGGCCTAATCCTCATGTTCCTCGCCTTGCCCATCGTCGTCGTGATGGTGGTCTCGTTTTCTTCGGCGACCTACCTGACGTTTCCACCGCCGGCTTTCGGGTTGCGCTGGTACAGGGCCTTTTTCGCCAGCGACGATTGGTTGCGCTCCA
This genomic window contains:
- a CDS encoding ABC transporter ATP-binding protein; protein product: MTGAGRGASVSLSNLERSYDRVAAVAGVSLDILSGEFLTLLGPSGSGKSTTLMMIAGFETPTGGDIAIDGKSVVAVPPYRRNIGMVFQNYALFPHLTAADNIGFPLKQRGVGKAEREKLVREALALMQLPDHGERYPRQLSGGQQQRVALARAIVFKPRLLLMDEPLGALDKQLRENLQLEMRRLHADLGITFIYVTHDQEEALTMSDRIAVMNAGLVAQVGRPEDLYDRPGSRFVASFLGESNFLPAIVRGIEDDVVVAECEGAIIRALCPGRPATGEKVMLTTRPERIRFADGAFASTASQNRLSVTVTEAVFAGERCRYMLQARDGTTMVLKEPSSAAIRRRAVGERTEIAWSVADTILV
- a CDS encoding ABC transporter permease; translated protein: MSEGVEIRFEGLAATRQSGLRLPWRLSSRPVMPLLLAAPLLLFMLVFYALPVLSMLMRSVNDPSWTLSQYASLTGDTVFLKVFSNTLYASLTVTGGALLLGYPVALSLVRAPRYAPVILILILLPFWTSVLVRSYAWMVLLGRHGLINEALLAAGMIDQPLRILNTPLATQIAMVHILLPYMVLPIANALRQIDPSLARAASGLGATPWATFRQITLPLSMPGVAAGVLLVFVLALGFYITPAMVGGTREITLSMLIAQQVDQLNWAYAATLSVVLLATALAIIAAFYRLPGVGHTLRTSAR